A region of the Mytilus galloprovincialis chromosome 1, xbMytGall1.hap1.1, whole genome shotgun sequence genome:
cacgcaaatacgcagcttatctggcgCTCTGATTTAACACTTAAAAATTTTGGAGTTgagatgtttgtttttttcaaaattaatcttataTAACTATAGAACATTTTTTGATTTCACTATAGTAAATACAAATTTGTttgcatttaatataaatatacattttacattcatgaatacttaaaaaaaaataatgaaatactgGCAACTGACTAAAATAATGCTGATCCATTAAAGGAAAAAATCCTATCTGTAAAACATTTGTATGTGATATTGCACACACTTTGCACtaatttcatcaatataaaattaaacattagCACCTTGAACAATAAAAGAACAATTCGTAATAATAAAAAGTTTTGGCATCATACAATTTCTTGTGTATACATTGTTAAGTTCAATAATAAAAGAACTAAGAAACTGTGAATAATTTTGATCAGATGTGAAAATCTAAAACTAAAACTTTTTGACAACCCTAAAAGGGTTAAAActaatagttttgtcattcatcCTACACTGATTTAATAGATAAATCCAGAATTACATGTATAAGACAAATCACtaatttaaataaagaaacagGGCCAAGGTAAAAATAATTAATCCCTTACTGATATAAAAATGAAGGTCACAGTCAAATTTAAAGAGCTAAACTTTATGAACAAACCAGTTGCAGGGATACAATTGTATATCAAGATaaatatcatattaaaaaaatatttgagtatTGAAAAGGCAAGAtaaaatggtataaaatatgaataatgataaaaaccacttaacatgtacataaaaatcaaaattcagtttacattttgatataatgGTAGATCTGTTCAATTGCTTATTTCCCCaaataattataaacatgatacaaTGAGTATCAAACCTCAACATCTAGATGAAGAGGACAATACTATGATACACAATACAATTAGttataatttaacaatttttgatGAGCATTTTACCATGATTAAAATCGAAgtttataaaaagaataataaactaaataaaactcCTTACACTCTACAGATTTACACATCTGCAGCATACTTATATTCTACACTTTTACACATTTACAGCATCCTAACATTCTTTAGAATTTCACATTTACAACTGCTTAATATTCTACACCATTACACATATGCTGCACATTTACATTCTTCAGATTTTCACATCTACAACTCCCTAACATTCTACACTTTTACACATCTACTACTCCCTAACATTTGACACTTTAACACATCTACAGCACCTTAACATTCTTAAGATTTTCACACCTACAATTCACTAACATTCTACAGGTGTACACATCAGCAACTACTCACATTCTACAGATTAACACACCCCCACACACTTATACGGTTTGTTTACTATGAAGTTCTTCCACTGTTCCACCccattttaatttaaattgatgGTTCCTCCACACAATTTTTGGATCAAAATGTGATCGTAATATAACACCTGGATATGTGACTTCATTGATAATCCAACCGACAAGAAACTCAAACTTAGAAAAGGGTAATGGTCCTCcctgaaatacacaaaaaaatattaaagttaagTAATTGAAAAAAGTTTCATGTGGATATTAGATGGAATAAATCATTAAATAATTTCAGTCTTAAGCTAGAAACAAGGGACATCAATTAACCATAGAAAGAAATACCCCCCcctccaaaaataaaataaaaattataatggcAAAAAAGATTTTGATGGATGGCTGCTCAATGTCCAGTGaaaactattacatgtatatttatctgCATGTTTTATTAAATATGGAGATAGTTCCATTTAAATATCCATGTAGCTACAAATGACATATAGATCTTTGGATGACTATGATACATCATCTTGTAGAACACAACCTGTTTTAACattatgtgttatttttttttaatttgaaaactcTGTTTCCACTTTAAAATTGATGTTTGCTCTGATACTTAAGTTTAATTTGCAGTTAATGCTTAAATATCTTCTAATCCATAAAAATAATCTGCATGAACATGAAAGAAAAATGACTTCAAGGAGGTTGTGCATTTCCTGTGTTACTAAATATGCACTGCCCACTTCTAATCCTTTGATTTCTgaaacattcatttaaaaaaatacccttataaaatatttaaagtaatGGGCAAGAGAATCATTTTTGTTGGCCATCTTATAAAAATTCTTTACCTACTTCAGTAAGATCTCTTTTACTATAAGATCTTTTCTAAAAAATACCAGAATATAAGCAAGAAACATCATCTGTATTTAGCAAAAAATATCAAACCAATTATAATTCATTTTGAGATATTAAATAAATAGTCTTACCTCAATAACTCTAATAAGTATATAGTCTAGTAAGAACCAGACAAGACAATGGACTAAGAATACAACAGAACCAGTAAAGTTAAACAGGTAGGACATGGCCCAGGCATTCAGACAGCCTTGTACAATACACTGGGAAAATGGCTCAAAGAATATTGTGGCAGGTGTCATGGATGTCCTCAGTTTACACCATctgtaaataaacaatatttatagaataactaatcgaagaattcaaatagagaaaaatattcaatgagtgaccgaacaacacattaattcacgaatacGCGtaggtcacgagttgaatattttttcgaTAATTGAATTCTTTGTAAGGAACTAgatcttttttctacgcattcaaaATCTGTTTTGATCTGCCGTTATCGatgtcttgacaacgcctattgttgtatgacgtcagagagtgaaataaccacatttatttcacatgtgaaattatcgttttttttttaattgggaaatcaatgtaattcattgcaaccaatgtaataacatGTGTTATCCAAGAAAGTAAGAAGTACAATGATTGgtttcaaaataccatggcttaTAGGTGGAAGGGTTGGCAAGtcataaaactaggttcaaccaaAGTTTTCAAAATATCCCTGCTTATAGCATTAGAGGTTCATAACAATAAGCCAAGAAAATAAGAAGTACAATGCTCGGTCTTACAAATATCCAAGCTAATAGCATTAGAGGTTTACAGCAGTTCTACATTATGACACACAAATTATTCAACTGTTTGCTTAGAGGACATTACACTTGTTGCTAAGATGACAGGTCGTTTGTCTATTGTACTGTATGTTGACCCCTAGGTGTATTCTGTGTGGTATTGAAATACTgtcttttatttaagaattgaatgcttctgtttgtaacttcattggggtgtaaaatcattgaccgaagtacattttgtatgaagtgcagaatcgcttcattctaaaaatgtgcacacgatTAACACTTTTacaaagaagcattcaatacttataattacattttatagctaggatcatgaaaacatgaattttatcaattttttatttaattcacctgtgcactttattgtgagaCCTCATGTTATCAtgatgataagttttattgtgtaattcaattgcttaaggaataacacgtgatgtgcagttagccaatcagaataacgtattacaatgaaacatacatctaatgtaaatatttatactagttaGGTAAACTTAAAGGGTAAATACTACAACTAACGTCAACATTAATGTATCccaaaaagatatataatattaAGCAATTACCCTGCATAAGAACTAACTGAACAAGATACTGTTGATGCATATATTTTTATGGACTTAAGGGAGTACTTGTATTTTTtcgtatatacatttgtatgatttcatggttttgtgaAGTCTGCTTACAAGCTTATAGTTAGTTTGAATTTGATTAACTATTTAAATTAATGATTTATCTATACCCACAACATTGatatcccacaaataataatgaatccatggTATATCTGACATATTTTACGAAATATTCTGCTATTATTGCAAGAGGTgagagggtttttttttttgctttattttgaagacCTTTCTGTGAGTTTGAGATGAAGACCagcgctgttcctttgctttttgtatgttttttagtGTGCATgttctgattttgtgtcatggatggatataCATGTGCTATATGGAAGACAGTGTGTATTTACCTGGTCAATCTTTTGTGTAACAGAGGAATAGAGTAAGCACCTGCATTCTGTTGAGCTGTATAGGAACTAACTCTTAATCTATAACCTCTGTAATAagaaaacaaacagtattatatAATGACATGGATCAATTCCACactaataaatactttatattGAACACAAATATTCTTTTCAATACATTACTAattcatatatacatgttttaaaaaagttttgtattttatgcATGGATAATGTGTTGTCTGTTGTTtaaatgttatctttttttttcgagTTGGGTGTTGTggttagtaaaattgagaatggaaataaggaatatgttagagacaacaaccaaagagcagataaaacCTGTTGTCTGTTTTATTGTCCGACATTTTTAATCATTCCTATTATCCATTTATGTATTTTGTAGTCTGAAGGCTTACAGCAGAaatgcaatataaaattgagTTTGGAAATTCATATGTATTATTACTGATATATAGACAGACTATCCATAAGACGTaagttaatttaaaagaaaaatgtgagGTTTCTCATTTAAGTGACATAAAAGAGGCTGAAGGGATTTCAGAAAAAAACTGGCTATTATTCTATCCATAACAATTTCTCTCCTGGAATTACTTAAATTTACATTATGGCTTTTTCATAACTGAAAATAACACGTCAATAGAACTTACCCATACTTACTTTACTTCAATGTATTTTCGTATCATGTTAATAGTACTAACTTGTTTATAAACATTTCTGCTAAGAAGAAGTCTTCTGCTAGATATTGTGAAAAATGTTTGAGACCCCCTATTTCATCAATGATGTTTTTCCTCATCAGACAGGACATTCCAGTAGCACAATTTATGTTGAAGAAATTAGCTGTTAAATACATTTTAGCATGTTGAGTTGCAAAGTAAATCTGAAATgtaaaaattttataacaaaataaaacttcaataatatattttaataatggacatatacatttcattatcaaatatttattaacttttatttttcaatcatttttgcAATCTGATGCAGCTTCCATTTaagaaggaaaaaaatatatgtttggcAATAAATTAACACTTCACAATTTAGCTGCCGGTACATGTGTGAAATTTGTTTTGCTTCAAAATgagccatcacacatatccaagtttaTGATATGCACAGATGAATAGAACAAAAGACTACCATTCTcacctatgggaaatatataggGCATCTTGACCCATTACCTGTCGACAAGCATACTgctgttttgaatattttaaaatctaaatcatATATTCTGTAGCACATGCCCATATTTCCTATCCTGTATCTCAACTGTTCAGAATACCTATAGGGTTTTCACAATTAAGTCTATCATAAAGGGAACAATACACTGCAAAATTTTAATTGAAAGCTTACATCACCTTTTAGGCCTTAGGCCATGTGACTGATACTGATCTGAAAGATTGGTATCTCTAGCTTGTGATATAAATGCTGCCATGAACTGTtttctatatatatgtaaatgaatTTAAAGTGAAAAAATACCTTTTCCATATGAGAAGAAAATCCTTTCCTTGTGCATGCATAAGGCATTTGATGAACAAGACCAACATTTTCCTTCATATGAAGAACCATATCCATAAGTGCCTCTTCTTTCACTGCAAAAATGAatgaacatttatatttatacattaaaaaaaaagttattaattcCATTTAAAACTCTAATGATCTTAAgattaagggagttcgcttctcagtttcaaagtaattaacttttcaaaacactagtttatattgataaggaattaataaaggaatccaaagagcaaaaaaaatatataggtcaccatgcttgttttcgagatatgagccattgaaattttggcgggaaaatattctctcttgacttttcatagctttatcattgacaagttaaagttctcaaaaactgttaaaaagtaattaattatagaataactaatcgaagaattcaagtagagaaaaatattcaacgagtgaccgaacaacacattaattcacgaatgcgcgtagacaaaaaatccaaaacatgacaagccagcttccttaaataAATGAAGTGAAATTTTTTTGTACATCGTGTTTTAGGGAAACCACAAGTTCCATACCACTTAAATGTATGTGGTTAAACAAAACATGCCGATTTCATTGCAAAATGGGGTTAGAAGATAAATTGTGTTGTTTTATGTGTTCCTGAAAAGCATTCCAAGTCCTGTAAATAgctgttgtattttttctttctgaTCATTCTGCTTGTATATGAGCATCTTCTATGTGATAATTGTATTGGTAATGAAAaagttatatttctttttaaatttggtcATTTTTCATTGATCAAAATGCCTCTTTACTTCTATTTGCAATTAACTTATTATCAATGAAAACTCTcatgcaaaataaatttcaagTACATGTACTTTGATACATTGAGAGGTCAAGATTCTTCCTTGAGAATGCTAACAGACAATTGTTAAAGGTCAAGACGACAAAACCTGTAACTGTACACCAATATTTCTATTTTGGGTATGTTGAAAGATCTAAGAGTGTTTTATCTTAACATGACTCAAATTTTTGTGGACACATGCATACTTTCACATGGATTGctatttcttaaataatgttAATGAGATCCAAATTACGAAAAATATCTGAATATGCTtcctgaaaaacaaatatatacatgtgcatatataATGTACAGACTGAAATatgatgtacaaaaaaaaac
Encoded here:
- the LOC143073050 gene encoding ceramide glucosyltransferase-like; the protein is MESLDYTLLGLAILLFSVWCFNFLLHILAIVYGKWKLSRKLTPVVPLEELPGVTILKPVVGVDPHLYENLETFFSIKYPQYELMFCIQDEMDSAIMVVQSLVQKYPDVDSKIFIGGKHVGPNPKVNNMAIGYEAAKYDMILVSDSGIKMKEEALMDMVLHMKENVGLVHQMPYACTRKGFSSHMEKIYFATQHAKMYLTANFFNINCATGMSCLMRKNIIDEIGGLKHFSQYLAEDFFLAEMFINKGYRLRVSSYTAQQNAGAYSIPLLHKRLTRWCKLRTSMTPATIFFEPFSQCIVQGCLNAWAMSYLFNFTGSVVFLVHCLVWFLLDYILIRVIEGGPLPFSKFEFLVGWIINEVTYPGVILRSHFDPKIVWRNHQFKLKWGGTVEELHSKQTV